In Kordia antarctica, the following proteins share a genomic window:
- a CDS encoding CIA30 family protein: MIITLINFTKTSNLSNWYVIDDGVMGGMSQGNFKLNEEGNAVFSGTVKLENNGGFSSIRYEIGNTAISGKTTVLIRLKGDGKKYQFRVKQNENDKHSFITQFETSGDWEIIEIPLNTLYPSYRGRKLAVGNFSANYLEELGFLIGNKKKEAFQLELESVKLK, encoded by the coding sequence ATGATTATAACACTCATCAATTTTACTAAAACAAGTAATCTTTCCAATTGGTACGTTATTGATGATGGTGTTATGGGCGGAATGTCACAAGGAAATTTCAAACTAAACGAAGAAGGAAATGCGGTTTTTAGCGGAACTGTAAAACTTGAAAATAATGGTGGCTTCTCTTCTATTCGTTACGAAATTGGAAATACAGCTATTTCAGGTAAAACGACTGTTTTGATTCGTTTGAAAGGTGATGGAAAAAAATATCAATTTCGCGTGAAGCAAAACGAAAATGATAAACATTCTTTTATTACACAATTTGAAACTTCGGGCGATTGGGAAATTATTGAAATTCCTCTGAATACTCTATATCCAAGTTATCGTGGACGAAAATTAGCTGTCGGAAATTTCTCTGCGAATTATTTGGAAGAACTTGGTTTTTTAATTGGTAATAAAAAGAAAGAAGCGTTTCAATTGGAATTGGAATCTGTGAAGTTGAAGTGA